The following nucleotide sequence is from Psychroserpens sp. Hel_I_66.
TTAGACGAAATGGAAGCCCTTGGAATGTACGAAGTTGCACCAGAGGATTTTGCATTGACAGAATTTATTTGTGTGTCTAAACAACCACATCAAGATATTATTAGAAAAGGATTAGACTTAATGCTTAAAGAAATTGGATAATTATTCATTTAGAATAAATGAAATATAAGACTTATGGGTTTAAAAAGTAATTTACATAACTTAAAAGAAAAGTATAAAGGGACCAAAATGGCTCCTGCATTTAATGCATTACATACTTTTTTATATTTACCAAACGAGACCACTCACAATGGTACTCATATCAAAGCTGCAGATGATTTAAAGCGTACTATGAATACGGTAATCATGGCATTAGTGCCATGTTTAGTGTTTGGTATGTTTAATGCAGGATATCAACATTACGTTGCTTTGAAAGAAATTGATAGAAGTTCTGGTTTTTTAGCATCTACATTTTGGACGTGGGATAATTTCGTAGTAGGACTTTGGCAAGTATTACCACTTGTGATTGTGTCTTACGGAGTTGGTCTTGCAGTAGAATTTGTTTTTGCTATTATAAAAGGACATGAAGTTGAAGAAGGTTACTTAGTTACAGGTATGTTAGTGCCATTGATTGTTCCTGTTGATATTCCATTATGGATGTTGGCTGTAGCAGTAATATTTGGTGTCGTTATTGGTAAAGAGGTATTTGGAGGAACAGGAATGAATATTTTAAATCCTGCTTTAACAATTAGAGCCTTTTTGTTCTTCGCTTATCCAACTTGGATGTCTGGAGATAAAGTTTGGGTTCATGGAGCTGTAGAACGTGATCAAATGATTGCTAACGGTTCTAATTTAGATGCTATTTCTGGAGAAACAATCTTAGGTAGTTATGCGCAAAGCAATAGTGTTGTTTATGATTATTGGGATATGTTCTGGGGACTTATTCCAGGATCAGTTGGAGAAACATCTAAATTTTTAATCATTATTGGAGCACTATTTTTAATATTTACAAAAGTAGGAAGCTGGAGAATTATTCTATCTACTTTAGTTGGTGCTTTAGTAATGGGACTTATCTTTAATGGTGTTGTTGACGCTGGTTGGATCGGTGATACAAGTAAATTCTACGGATTGATGAGTGTCCCATTTTGGCAACATTTAATTATTGGTAGTATTTTATTTGGAGCAGTGTATATGGCAACAGATCCTGTTACCGCATCACAAACTAATAAAGGAAAATGGATTTATGGATTCTTAATAGGTTTCTTATCTATTATGATTCGTGTATTTAATCCAGCCTATCCAGAAGGTGTATTCTTGGCAATCTTATTGATGAACGTATTTGCACCAACTATTGATCACTATGTTGTTCAAGGAAATATAAAGAAAAGAATGAAGCGTTTAAAACTTAAAACAGCTTAATCATGGAGAAGAAAACAGATAAAAATATATATACTATTATTTTCGCAGTTGCGATGGTCGTGGTTGTTGGGTCATTATTGGCATTTACAGCTTCATCTTTAAAACCAGCAATTACAGAGAATGAGAGAATAGAAAAACAACAAAATATCCTTTACGCACTGGGTGAAAATGAAAATGAAGGAGATGGAGATATCGCTTTTGTGTCTACAGATAAGGTTTCCGAAGCATTTAAAACAAAAGTGTCAGAGCAATTGGTTTTAGAATCTAAAGATGGGAACATCGTAAAAACGATGACCAGAGAAGAATATATGTCTGCCAATAATAATCAAGAGCCTTATTTGATTGACGTAAAAAAACAGCAGGCTAATGCAAAAGCGGGTGAATCTCGTTTATTGCCACTTTTTGTTGGTAAATCAGAGGAAGGAGAAACCTTATATGTAGCGCCTATAAGAGGTAAAGGTCTTTGGGATGCAATTTGGGGTTATGTTGCTGTTGATAAAGATATGATCGTAAGAGGAACATTTTTTGACCACGCTGGAGAAACTCCTGGTTTAGGTGCAAACATCAAGCAACGTTACTTTATGGATGATTTTTACGGAGAACATTTATTGACAGAAGCAGGAGTATTTAAAGGAATTGACGTTGCTAAAGGTAATGCAGATCCTAAAAATAATGATAAAACAGATTATGAGGTAGATGCTTTAGCAGGAGCGACCATTACAGGTGATGGTGTGTCTGCAATGATCAAAGCAGATTTGAAATTATATTTACCTTATTTCCAAAATTTAAAAACAGCTAACTAAACTATGGGACTACTTTCAAAAAAAGACGGAAAGTTAATTACTGATCCGTTAGCAGATAACAACCCAATCACCATTCAAGTACTTGGTATTTGTTCCGCTTTAGCAATTACAGCAGAGCTCAAAGCCTCTTTAGTAATGGCAATCGCAGTAATATTTGTATTGGGTATTGGTAATGTGGTTATTTCTTTGATGCGTAATATCATTCCATCAAAAATTAGAATTATCGTACAACTAATCGTTGTAGCAACCCTGGTGATTATTGTAGATCAAGTGCTAAAAGCATTTGCCTATGAGTTGAGTAAGACACTTTCAGTATTTATTGGTTTAATTATTACCAATTGTATCATTATGGGACGTTTTGAAGCTTTTGCCCTCGGAAACGGACCATGGAGATCATTTCTTGACGGAATAGGAAACGCTTTAGGTTATGGTGTAATTTTAATAATTGTCGGATTTTTTAGAGAATTATTAGGATCTGGAACATTATTCGGAATCCCTGTATTGGGAGATGCCATTGAAAAGACAGGAGTTTATGCATCAGGTTATGAAAACAACGGTTTTATGTTAATGCCACCAATGGCATTGATTATCGTTGGTTTATTAATTTGGGTACAACGTAGTAGAAACAAAGATTTAATAGAAGATTAAAAAGAAATCAGTTGAAATGATTTGTTTGAAACTATTAGCAAATTAACAAAAACTGAAACCTATAAAATAAAAGACAATGATAGAACACATCGAACTATTTTTTAAGTCCATTTTTATTGATAACATGGTATTTGCTGTATTCTTGGGTATGTGCTCATACTTAGCGGTATCTAAAAAAGTATCAACAGCAGTTGGTCTTGGAGCAGCAGTAATCTTTGTATTGGCCATCACGGTACCTTTAAACTGGTTATTGGATCAATACCTTTTACAGCCTGGAGCATTAACATGGTTAGGCCCAGAGTATGCAGATTATGATTTAAGTTTCTTATCGTTTATCATGTTTATTGCAACCATTGCAACAATGGTACAATTGGTAGAAATTGTAGTTGAGAAATTCTCACCATCGTTATACAACTCACTGGGTATATTTTTACCGCTTATTGCTGTAAACTGTGCTATTTTAGGAGGATCTTTATTCATGCAAGCACGTGAAATTGAAACTTTAGGTCTAGCGTTTAACTACGGTATTTCTTCTGGTATTGGTTGGTTCTTGGCTATTTTAGCGATTGCTGCCATTCGTGAAAAAATCAGATATTCTAATGTGCCAGCACCTTTAAGAGGTTTAGGGATTACATTTATCATTACTGGATTAATGGGAATTGGTTTTTTAAGTTTTGGAGGTATGTTAACAGGAGGAGATGAAGAGGGAGAGCCTACAACTGAGCCAAGAGGAGAAGTGAATACAATACAAACCAATGAAGAAGACGCTAAGATATTAGCAGATAACACTAAAATAATTGAGTAGTATGATAGTTTTAGAAGCAGGAACAATAGGAACAGTAGTAGCAACTGTAGTAGCGTTTTTAGTCATCTCGCTTATACTTATAAGTCTATTACTAGTTGTAAAACAAAAATTATCTCCATCTGGACCCGTAACAATTAAGATTAACGGTGAAAAAGAAATTGAGGTTGCCTCTGGAGGTACACTATTATCTACTTTAGGTGGTGAAAAAATATTCTTACCATCTGCTTGTGGTGGAGGTGGAACATGTATTCAATGTGAATGTCACGTACTTTCTGGTGGTGGTGAAGCATTGCCAACTGAAACCCCTCACTTTAGTAGAAAAGAATTAGCACATGGCGCACGATTATCCTGCCAGGTAAAAGTGAAGCAGGATATGGAAATTACAATTCCTGAGGAGGTCTTCGGAATTAAAAAATGGGAAGCAACCGTTGTGCGTAACTACAACGTAGCCTCGTTTATCAAAGAATTTGTTGTGGAGATTCCTGAAGATATGGGCTATAAAGCTGGAGGTTATATTCAAATTGAAATTCCGCCATGTGAGGTGAAGTTTGAGGATATGGATATCACTGCGCACCCAGAAGAGCACGAAACTCCAAATAAGTTTCAAGCAGAGTGGGATAAATTTGGTCTTTGGCCATTGGTGATGAAAAATGCTGAAACTGTAGAAAGAGCCTACTCTATGGCCTCTTATCCTGCAGAAGGGCGTGAAATCATGCTTAACGTACGTATTGCAACTCCGCCTTGGGATCGCGCAAAAAATCAATGGATGAACGTAAACCCTGGAATTGCATCTTCATACATTTTCAATCAGAAAAAAGGTGATAAAGTAGTTATTTCTGGACCTTACGGTGAATTCTTTATCAATGAATCTGAAAGTGAGATGCTTTACGTTGGAGGAGGAGCTGGTATGGCGCCAATGCGTTCTCATCTATACGAATTATTTAGAACCATCAAAACCGGTCGTAAAGTAACGTATTGGTATGGTGGACGTTCAAAAAGAGAATTATTCTACATTGAGCACTTTAGAAAATTAGAAAAAGATTTCCCTAACTTTAAATTCTACATGGCACTTTCTGAGCCTGCAGAAGAAGACAACTGGAAAGTCAAAAAAGATATTAATGATGAAGCAGGTGATGGTTTTGTAGGTTTTATTCACAATTGTGTAATAGACAACTACCTTAAGCACCATGAAGCACCAGAAGATATTGAGCTTTATTTCTGTGGACCACCATTAATGAACCAAGCGGTTCAAAAAATGGGTGAGGATTATGGTATCCCAGATGAGCACATTAGATTTGATGACTTTGGTGGCTAAGTCGCTAAACGACATTATACAAAAAACGTCATGCTGAACTTGTTTCAGTATGTTATATAAAATTAAAAACCAACTCAATTGAGTTGGTTTTTAATTTTATAATAATTCAATTTTTTAAACGGACACTAACTCATATTTAGGTTCACCATTAAGTTGGGTTTCAAATAATTTGGTATAATCCATCACATTAGGAACACAATCTAATTGACAGAGCAAACCTATTACTGCTGAAAGCCCATTAAACAACAAATCCTTATCCTGCGGATTTTCTGGTCTTTTGTTATTTTTTCTCCGGAAAGGAAGCTGGTAGCCACAAGCCTTTAAAAAGGTAGCTTCAATTTGTAATAATTCTTGAGGTGTATAGCCATTAAAACGCCTATTTAGCATTTGGTGCACATTTCCGAGGTAATTTAATTTTGTAGAGCCATGATCGTCTGAGAGATGTTGCCAAGCATCTGTACGGTCTAAAATATTGCCTACTGCGCAACTTTTACAGCATTCTGGATGGAGTTCATTATTGTGAAAAGCCATATAAAGTTTGTTAATGGCGCTTTCTAATCGGTTTGAGGTGTTCATAGCAAATTGTTTTCAAGTTCTTTTTCCGAAGTAAAAGATACAAAAAATGGGACTTAAAATCAAGCCATGATAAATAACTGCACCTTATTTATACTCAACTATTAAAAAAACCGCAGTACTATCTCCAATATTTAATACTTCATGCGTTGAAATTTCGTCTTTACTAAAACTGTAACCCGTTGGAACGTTGACTTCTCGTGTACCTGTGGTATCTGTTATTCTAAATGTACTTCCAGCAACCGTGTAACCATAATGTGGATCGTGATAATGTTTTTCATGCCCAACTCCAGGCTCGAAAGTACATCTTAATACACGCACGTTTTTGTTGTCTTCAACGACTTCGCAAACCGCTTTATTGTTCCAACCTGCTTCTAAGGGATCTGGTAATTCTGGTTTATTTTTGCATCCCAATAAAATAATCGAGATCAATAAAAGGTAATAGTATCTATTGTTTTTTAGGTGTACCATTATTTAAAAATGCTATTTTTATTGACAGTATAACAAAATTAAAGTTTTTCGCGTTCTATTTACTATGAAGAAATTATTACTTACCATTTTAATCTTAACATCACTTGTAGTTTTGGCATTTCAGTTTAAGCCTGTAAAACGAGTGGTCAATACCGTTAGAGCAAGTATTGAAACACCAAGCCTTATTGATAAAGATAGTTTGACCATTACTTCTAGAGTAAATATTCCTGACGGTTACAAACGTGTTTCCTACGGAAATGGGAGTTTTGAGGAATATCTTCGGAATTATAAACTGAAACCCTTTGGAAGCAAAATTATAAATTACGACGATTCTGAATATTTCTGGCAAGGTGGTCATATTGGTATTTTAGAAATTCCTGTGCCAAAAAACGGATTGCAACAATGCGCAGATGCACTTATTAGAATTAGAAGTGAATACCTTTGGAAACATAATAGAAAAGATGAAATAGGCTTCAACTTTACCTCAGGTCATTATTGTTCATGGAAACAATATGCTGATGGTTACCGACCAAAAATAAGTGGAAATAAAGTATCGTTTCATAAAACTGCGAGTGCCAATACTTCCGAAGAAAACTTTTACAACTACCTCAATTTAATTTATATGTATTCTGGCACATTATCTCTTTATAATGAGCTTAAATCTATTGATGCAAAGGATTTAAAAATTGGTGATATGTTGATTAAAGGTGGCTCTCCAGGGCATATTGTAATGATTTGTGATGAGATTATAAATGATAATGGTGATAAACGCTTTTTGTTATTTCAAGGCAATACACCTGCCCAAAGTGTACATTTAGTAAAGAATCTTGAGGATGCGACGTTTTCACCATGGTATCAATTGGAGAATGACGCTGTTGTTCCTGTTTCTAATTATACATTTGGGAGTGCAAAGTTTGTGCGATTTAAATAAAGGAATTCAAATAATTTATTTAAATCCTTTGATAAGTATTAATGGTTACATTACCATCTGAAGATGTAGAAATCCTTTCAAATGAAGTATCATCAATATTTAAGACAGTCCAAATTGAGGGATCGTCACTAAAAGGGGTGTTGATTACAATCATGTTTCCATCAATACTGTAATTTCCACTATAGGGTACATCTGCGCAACCATTGCCATCATCAAAATCTACATCAAAGGAAAATACAGGGTCATCAAAAGAGACAATGGTACTAAGACCATTTAAACAATCTAATTCTACAGCTTCTCCATTTAAAGTTCTAGAATCAATTTTCCAATCTCCAATGATTAATGTTTCCAACTCAGCGATTGAATCATCATCGTTAACAATATTATCATCATTTTTTGAGCAATTAAATAATAAGATTGCTAGTGCACAAAGGGAAATAAATTTAAAAGTTTTCATTTTTAAGGAGTTTAATGTTTAACTGGTTTTCTTTTACATCGAAGTAATGTGATAATGTCATCATTTAAAAAGCATACATTTAGTGAAAAACTTTGAGTAGGCATCTATTTCTCTTTGATATAATTTGATAGCTATTGTGTTGATTACGGTCTCAAATTATGCGTATGGGAGTGTCAAGTTTGTGAGTTTTTAATAAAAAAAATAGGTTTTCCTTTGTTGAAGACTAACTCAAAAAAGGAAAACCTTATTAAATTATTCTGTTGCGATATTGACGAGCACTTCGGCTTCTCCTGTTACACCAATAACATTGTTGTAAAGTGTATCATAATTTTCGTTAACGGTATTGACGCTTACACCTGTAAGCAATATTCGAAAACTGTTTTCTTCTGGAACAAATGTTACATCACCACTTTGGGACTCATTGGTCCAAGTATACACGTTACCAACGTCGTATGGGAAGTCATCAAATCTGTAATCGATAACTTCAATTTGATAAGAACTAGCATCTTCATTTTTAGGTACAACAAATCCATTGCCATAAATAAAACGTGTTCCTTCGCCTTCTGGGTAGCTATCTCTGATCCAGAATGTTGGCTCTAGGCTTAGAATTATGAGTTCTGGTTCTGTTACAAAAGAGAAATCGTCTTCTGAAATTCCGCCTCGTCCATCATCTGCTACGATAGTACCATCATAGAGTGTTTCTGGATCTAGACCATTAAAATTGTAAGTCAATGCGGTTCCTCCAATTGAGACCAATTGATCATTAAGATAAATGGAATAGGTGACCGGGTCGTCATCGATGTCTATGGCTTCTGTCCATTCTATAGATGCGCCATCTATTCTGGTTTCAAGGATGGTTACTGAAAATGGTCCTGGAGCAATGTTATCTGGATCGATAGTATCATCTTCCGAAGAACAATTTATTAGAGAAAAAGTAAATAGGATTAAATAGAGGTAATTTTTCATTTTTAAAAATTTAGTGATTATTTACTATAGCATCGTAAACGATGGAAAAGGTCATCATTAAATCTTCAGTTTTTTGATCTATTTTTTTTGTATTGGTTTTTGCTCACATTTAAAGAAACATACGATGATTAATAAACAAACTTTAAGCTATTAATTTTAGGGGATTATTAATTAAAGAGTTTGTTTAAAGAGCGTTTTCTTGTTATTGAAAACGCTCTTTTTTTTATGAAAGTCTTTTCTTTTTTATGATTATGGTAATTGAAATACATATAATGATACCGAGTATCATCCAAATGATCCAATTATTATTGGTATTTAAATCTATTGGAGCTGTGTCGCCAATAAAAACCAGTCCTGCCCAATATTGCGGAGCATTTGTTCTACCATTTGCTTTGGCTAGATAATCTAATTTTGCTTTTTGCAAAGCTTTGTCTTTTGGGAGTCCCTTTTTTATATATCCATAAAAGTTTTCAATGATTTGGGCACTGGATTGCTCGTCAATTTTCCAAAGGCTTGTTAAAATGCTTTCACTTCCTGCGTAGTTAAATGCATGTGCGAGAGAAATCATCCCTTCTCCAGCTTGATAGGTTGGTTTTCCTGTTTCGCAAGCTGTTAGGATTGCCAGATTGGATGAAAGGTTTTGGTTATAGATTTCGTAGCTGTAAAGCGAATTATGTTCCGAAGAAATGGTATCGTTTACATTTTTTGCAAAAATAAGTCTTGAGAGTTCTGGTGATATGTTATTGGATTCTGCGTGCGTACCAATATGAATTATTTTATGCTCTTTGGCATTTTGGGTAAAAATAGCTTTGGAGGCATTTTCGTTGATAAATGAGCTACCATTAAAAATACGAGATGACTCTTGTGCTAAGTTTTTACTGAATGGTTGTGGCAACAGTGTTAAATACGTTCTATCTAGATTTATGGAATCTTTTATGGCAATCTCATAATCTGATTTCATTTTTGAGTTGAACTCTGGTGCAAAACCAATAAAATTAGAATCGTATCCAATGGTTTTACTGCCTTTATCTACGAGAAACAAACTGTAATTGTATGAGATAACATATGTGTTTAAAAGGCTGTTTTCTGCTAATTCCTTATGTGATTTTACCAGCTGGTTGGTTAGCATCTCAAAATTTAAATTAAACAGAATTTGATCGGGAATGATGATAACCCGTTCTGTCTTTATATGTGATTCTATAGGTTTCCAAAGCGAAAGGTATAAATTATGTAAAACTTCAAAATTAACTTGAGATATTACATTATTATCTTGAATGGAATTTATCTTTTGGGTTAAATGATCGTTATTTAATTTAAAGATTTTAATGTCTTGGTCATGAATGATAAACGCATAAAGTTGTTGATCTATAAATGTATACCTAACAAGCGTTTTGTCTACTAAGTTACTTGCTTTTAGCTGCTCATTGATAGATTTGGATATTGAAGCAAATTTTAAGTTATAATATTTGGGATAGTCATCTTTTAACACTTTTAAAAAGCCTTGCCATTCCTTATTTACTTCAAAAAAAGATTCTAGTGCGTCGTTTTTTGAAATAGATGAACTTAATGCTTCTTTAAGCCTATTTTCTTCCTTTATGATATGCTCAGGAATATTGGCATAGTTTATTGAGCTTTGCGAGTTTAACCTATTTCTAATACGATTGTAAAGCATAGACTCATGCAAACCTAAAACTTGGCTTAAATATGCTTTAGATTTGGTCATCTCATATAGCTCGAGAGCCAATTGTTTGGCATACTCAAACAGTTCGCCATTATTTAAAAGTAAAATAGAAACACTACTATCATCTGAAAGTACAGATTTTTGCTCT
It contains:
- a CDS encoding NADH:ubiquinone reductase (Na(+)-transporting) subunit B, whose product is MGLKSNLHNLKEKYKGTKMAPAFNALHTFLYLPNETTHNGTHIKAADDLKRTMNTVIMALVPCLVFGMFNAGYQHYVALKEIDRSSGFLASTFWTWDNFVVGLWQVLPLVIVSYGVGLAVEFVFAIIKGHEVEEGYLVTGMLVPLIVPVDIPLWMLAVAVIFGVVIGKEVFGGTGMNILNPALTIRAFLFFAYPTWMSGDKVWVHGAVERDQMIANGSNLDAISGETILGSYAQSNSVVYDYWDMFWGLIPGSVGETSKFLIIIGALFLIFTKVGSWRIILSTLVGALVMGLIFNGVVDAGWIGDTSKFYGLMSVPFWQHLIIGSILFGAVYMATDPVTASQTNKGKWIYGFLIGFLSIMIRVFNPAYPEGVFLAILLMNVFAPTIDHYVVQGNIKKRMKRLKLKTA
- a CDS encoding Na(+)-translocating NADH-quinone reductase subunit C, producing MEKKTDKNIYTIIFAVAMVVVVGSLLAFTASSLKPAITENERIEKQQNILYALGENENEGDGDIAFVSTDKVSEAFKTKVSEQLVLESKDGNIVKTMTREEYMSANNNQEPYLIDVKKQQANAKAGESRLLPLFVGKSEEGETLYVAPIRGKGLWDAIWGYVAVDKDMIVRGTFFDHAGETPGLGANIKQRYFMDDFYGEHLLTEAGVFKGIDVAKGNADPKNNDKTDYEVDALAGATITGDGVSAMIKADLKLYLPYFQNLKTAN
- a CDS encoding NADH:ubiquinone reductase (Na(+)-transporting) subunit D, which codes for MGLLSKKDGKLITDPLADNNPITIQVLGICSALAITAELKASLVMAIAVIFVLGIGNVVISLMRNIIPSKIRIIVQLIVVATLVIIVDQVLKAFAYELSKTLSVFIGLIITNCIIMGRFEAFALGNGPWRSFLDGIGNALGYGVILIIVGFFRELLGSGTLFGIPVLGDAIEKTGVYASGYENNGFMLMPPMALIIVGLLIWVQRSRNKDLIED
- the nqrE gene encoding NADH:ubiquinone reductase (Na(+)-transporting) subunit E — encoded protein: MIEHIELFFKSIFIDNMVFAVFLGMCSYLAVSKKVSTAVGLGAAVIFVLAITVPLNWLLDQYLLQPGALTWLGPEYADYDLSFLSFIMFIATIATMVQLVEIVVEKFSPSLYNSLGIFLPLIAVNCAILGGSLFMQAREIETLGLAFNYGISSGIGWFLAILAIAAIREKIRYSNVPAPLRGLGITFIITGLMGIGFLSFGGMLTGGDEEGEPTTEPRGEVNTIQTNEEDAKILADNTKIIE
- the nqrF gene encoding NADH:ubiquinone reductase (Na(+)-transporting) subunit F — encoded protein: MVLEAGTIGTVVATVVAFLVISLILISLLLVVKQKLSPSGPVTIKINGEKEIEVASGGTLLSTLGGEKIFLPSACGGGGTCIQCECHVLSGGGEALPTETPHFSRKELAHGARLSCQVKVKQDMEITIPEEVFGIKKWEATVVRNYNVASFIKEFVVEIPEDMGYKAGGYIQIEIPPCEVKFEDMDITAHPEEHETPNKFQAEWDKFGLWPLVMKNAETVERAYSMASYPAEGREIMLNVRIATPPWDRAKNQWMNVNPGIASSYIFNQKKGDKVVISGPYGEFFINESESEMLYVGGGAGMAPMRSHLYELFRTIKTGRKVTYWYGGRSKRELFYIEHFRKLEKDFPNFKFYMALSEPAEEDNWKVKKDINDEAGDGFVGFIHNCVIDNYLKHHEAPEDIELYFCGPPLMNQAVQKMGEDYGIPDEHIRFDDFGG
- a CDS encoding DUF4846 domain-containing protein, which gives rise to MKKLLLTILILTSLVVLAFQFKPVKRVVNTVRASIETPSLIDKDSLTITSRVNIPDGYKRVSYGNGSFEEYLRNYKLKPFGSKIINYDDSEYFWQGGHIGILEIPVPKNGLQQCADALIRIRSEYLWKHNRKDEIGFNFTSGHYCSWKQYADGYRPKISGNKVSFHKTASANTSEENFYNYLNLIYMYSGTLSLYNELKSIDAKDLKIGDMLIKGGSPGHIVMICDEIINDNGDKRFLLFQGNTPAQSVHLVKNLEDATFSPWYQLENDAVVPVSNYTFGSAKFVRFK
- a CDS encoding lipocalin family protein codes for the protein MKTFKFISLCALAILLFNCSKNDDNIVNDDDSIAELETLIIGDWKIDSRTLNGEAVELDCLNGLSTIVSFDDPVFSFDVDFDDGNGCADVPYSGNYSIDGNMIVINTPFSDDPSIWTVLNIDDTSFERISTSSDGNVTINTYQRI
- a CDS encoding CHAT domain-containing protein is translated as MEFSENPSDYFNWLADAYYYKARLYEDTNNIKGAFNCYQKSEDYYKSALGDSYDELYLDFINSASTFYAENGYPEKASEMANEGYQYIVKNQGEKTLLEYHQVLNLAGIEYKLEHYDAALIKSKIALELLNDSIFTKNTGLSKLTIEVQKPFAILTKVKAEYQLKTQKDSIFLKSKLQELQSAISILEEQKSVLSDDSSVSILLLNNGELFEYAKQLALELYEMTKSKAYLSQVLGLHESMLYNRIRNRLNSQSSINYANIPEHIIKEENRLKEALSSSISKNDALESFFEVNKEWQGFLKVLKDDYPKYYNLKFASISKSINEQLKASNLVDKTLVRYTFIDQQLYAFIIHDQDIKIFKLNNDHLTQKINSIQDNNVISQVNFEVLHNLYLSLWKPIESHIKTERVIIIPDQILFNLNFEMLTNQLVKSHKELAENSLLNTYVISYNYSLFLVDKGSKTIGYDSNFIGFAPEFNSKMKSDYEIAIKDSINLDRTYLTLLPQPFSKNLAQESSRIFNGSSFINENASKAIFTQNAKEHKIIHIGTHAESNNISPELSRLIFAKNVNDTISSEHNSLYSYEIYNQNLSSNLAILTACETGKPTYQAGEGMISLAHAFNYAGSESILTSLWKIDEQSSAQIIENFYGYIKKGLPKDKALQKAKLDYLAKANGRTNAPQYWAGLVFIGDTAPIDLNTNNNWIIWMILGIIICISITIIIKKKRLS